The sequence below is a genomic window from Synechococcus sp. PCC 7335.
TCTGAAAGTCTTGAAGGCGACGCTTTAAATAAGCATTTAGCCAAGTAGTTAGTTTAGCCCGGGTAGGATCATAGGCTCTTGCTGTTGTCGCCTCGCAGAGGTTCCGGCAAAAGTATATCCAAGTTTGCTGCAGCGCATCTGGGTAGTAGGTATCATAGGTGTGCCAAAGTTGCTCGGTGAGGACTTGAATCAGCTTAGTTAATCCTTTCTGTCTTTGACGGCTGCCAATAGGATGTTGGCATGTCTGCTGGACTAGATCTAATAGTGACTCAGGGCGATCGCTAGATGTATACATACGCTGAAGCACATTTTTAGGGGCGGAGACTTTACCCATGTGTCCTCTCATGAAAAATGCAGGATTAATCAGCTATCACCACTGGAATGAAAACTTCTGCAACTTTCTCCACGATATTGAAAGAAAACATTGGAAGAAACGTATCAGCGATTAGATAGTTGCCTCATAGCTATGCTGATAATGACCCTACCTTCAACCTACTTCCATGACCTAGCGCCCAAAAACCGTCAATGTAAACGCTAGCATCAGTAGTATGAATAACTGATAGCGCTACTTATGATAGAACGGTTAGGTAAGTAATAGCTTCTACATTCAGCTTTACCTAAACGTTATTTTACTCTATGGCTTCAAAAAGTCATTGTTGCCAGCCTCAGTACGAAACACCTCCTAGAGCACTTCACGGGTTCTATCCGACGGCCACACCTGGGCGTTCACAGATATACCATCAGGCCTTTCACGCCACCATCGTATCGCACTCGATTGGTCCTGACTGACACTAAGTGCTGAGCAGTTAACCCTTCAACTAGCTCTATCACTGCCGCTTTGCCTGCTACGTAGACCGCTTTAATCTCGTCGCGGCTGATAGTGAATTGAGGTGTGTTTTCATTCTGCTAGAGCAATCAAGGCTGATTCAGTCACGCGATCATTGTTAGAATCACTGAGGCGTGATAACTACAGTTGTCATAACGCGATGAAACCATAGAAAGGATATTCCAATGGCACTCTCAGAAGGCACAAAAGCTCCCAGCTTTACCTCTACCGACGATGCTGGTAACAGCGTTTCTCTATCCGACTTTTCGGGTAAGACAGTTGTGATGTACTTCTATCCTAAAGATGATACGCCTGGCTGCACAAAGCAGGCTCAAAGCTTCCGCGACTCATACAGCGAATACGAAGACAAAGACATTGTTGTTCTTGGTATCAGTATGGACGATGAAACTTCTCACAAAGCATTCAAAGAGAAGTTTGACCTACCTTTTCCGCTTATCGTTGATAGCGATGGCAAGATTGCCAAAGCTTTTGACGTCGAAGGCGGTGGCTATGCAAAGCGAGTGACATTCATTATCGATGGTGAAGGCACCATTACCAAAGTCTACGACAGTATCAATACCGAAACTCATGCCAACGATGTGCTTGCTGGTTTAGCTACATAGCTGCACACAACTACCTTGTGGGCATAGCCTGCTATGCCCACCTGAGCCCCTCTCCAACGCAACTTAATTCTCCTCGAGAAAACATTAAAGCAGAAGTATTATCCTCAACTACTAAGCCTAAAGTACAGTTATGCCATCGTAAAGATTACTGAGTATAAGAAGAAACCAATGAACATTGTCGTCAACCTGCGTGTTTCTTCCCTTTTTGACTATAGATGAGCGTGCCATTGTATACATGAATTACGTGATTCATTTCTCAATCAACTGTAGAAAAACTGACAACTTACTTGAACAACTTTAGAATCTGAGCAGACATAGAGATGCGGAATGCATGCCCCTGGATAAATTTTGTGAACCCATGCCAGCTAGCGAACTGATATACCTTAAGAAGATTCAATCAAGCACTTTACACACTTCTACTTTATGCGATTGTTCTCTACACACTCAAAGGTGATAAAAGTGGGAAAAGCAGCTAAAGGTGGGAATAAGTGGGAAAGCTAGGGACTACAGACACTAAAAGCAGACCTTACTAGCAGTCCTTAATATCACCTCGAATAATTCATTCATATCTTCTGAAAAGCTACCGAGTCCCCTTCCACAAGCTAGTCTAGTGTTTTTTATATCGGCACCTTTGTTAGGAGTAGAGACGGCAAGTATCTTCGGCATTTTATGGCATCGATAGCAACATCCGTTATTACTTCATTTTGCTGTCTCTCTACTTCTAAAGAATCTTTCAAAAGAACTGCTCAGTAGATGAGTAGAAGTTGAATTCTTTCTCCTGCATGCCTATTAATACCTTTGCGTCGCACTATCTGAAGGCGCTGACTCATCACACTTTTGATCTTACTTGGAGACCGATCAGAAATTTCGCTGGCCAAGAAAAAAAGTGTAGTTGTTTCTAGTATTACAAATCCCTCAAGCTATCCGAATAAATTTTTCATGAACAGTTCACTTTTCTTGTTAAAAAGTCTATACGACGGTAACGCAGATGGCATCTACGACCGCATTACCACGTACACTTATGATATGGTCGGGAACAGAATCAGAACTTCTACGGATACTAATGCGGACGGCATGCCTAACTCTATTACCAACTCTAATTACGATGCGGACGGTAACTTAATTGATCGCATCGAAGACACTGACCTCGACAACTTCGCCGATCGAAAAACAACTTTTACTTACGATGATGATGGGAATCTGCTCAGCGAGTCTTATGACACTGACGCAGACGGTTCTCCTAACTATGGCTATCTCTACACCTACGACGAGAAAGGTAACAGGACTAGCCAATCTTACGATGGTAATGGCGACGGGGAGACTGATCGTCAAACCACTTATGTTTATAACGACGACAACAACCTAATCCGGAAGTTAGATGATACTGACGCTAATGGCGCTCCTAATAGTATCACTAACTATACATACGACGCTGGTGGTAACCAGACTGGTGTCTTTTTTGACCCGACTGCTGCTGGTAAACCGACTTTCATTAGCACTTCTACCTACAATGGCAAAGGCCAACTAGTTAGAGTTGTTGATGACTTTGACGCCGACGACGTCGCTGAGCGTATCACTACTTTTACCTACAGTAGAGCTGGTAATCGAACAAGCAAACGAGAAGATACCAACGCCGACGGTACTGCCGAACGCATTACTACTTTTGCTTACGACAGAGCGGGTAACCAGATTAGGGAGACTTTAGATAGCAACGCTGACGGTAGGCCAAACCGCATCTATGCTTATACATATGATGTGCTGGGAAACCAAACTAGCGCTTCAATCGATTCTGATGCCGATGGAGTATTCAACTTCACATACACCTACGAATTTGGAACGCTGAATGCAGGTAGCGGTGTCAACCTCATTGAAGGTACTAGCGATCGCGATCAGATTGTGGGTACAGATGGCGCTAACACGATCATTGGCGGTGATGGCAATGACTGGCTAAGCGGTGGTGCAGGTAACGATACGATAGAGGGCGGTGATGGGAAAGATTTCCTGATTGGTGGTCTCGGTGCCGACATGCTAAAAGGTGGCAGCGGTATAGATACAGCTGACTATCGTACTTCAGCAACAGGTATTAACGTTGATCTAGATAGCGGTGTTGGAACTGGTGGTGAAGCTGAAGGTGATACCCTCACTAGCATTGAGCGGCTCTTTGGTTCTAACCTGAATGATGTAATCAGTGGCACAGACGAAGACGAAGAACTACGCGGTAATGGTGGCGATGATATCCTAGCTGGCCTTGCTGGAAACGATGTGCTGCGCGGTGGTTGGGGCAGTGATTCGCTCGATGGTGGTGCAGGCAACGACCTCTTACGGGGTGGCGCAGGGGCTGATATGATTTTGGGTGGTGGCGGCAGAGATACCTTTTATCTACGTCATCTCAAAGATTCACGTTTGTCTGGCTACGACCATATCACCGACTTAGAAGCCGGAATTGATCAGATTGCTATAGGGTTTTTCCCTGCTATTGCGGCTGGGGATATTGCGCAGGTAGGAAGCGTGGCTACTCTTGACGAAGCCAGCATTAGTGCTTTGCTAGATGAGTCAGCCTTTGGCGCCGAGACTGCAGTAGCCTTCACGCTGGGAAGCGGGAATAGCGTTCGCACATTCCTTGCGTTCAATGACGGTACTGCAGGGTTCCAAGAAAAAGCAGATAGTATAGTCGAAATCACTGGGTTTATCGGCTCACTAGCCGAACTGGCAATCGTATAACTACAGCTATCCAACTACGGCTACCTCTATAGCAGTCACTTAAAGCAGTTACTTTTAGCTTTCTGCGAGAATAACACTCTCTCGTTCTTTCCCATTGGCAAGCTCCTATTGACGAACAGCAAGTATGCGCTCAAGCAGCTAGCATAGAACACCCCATAGAACGCCGCTGACGATAGTTGTATGATTTAGCTATCGTCAGCGGTGTTTTATGACGATAGCTGGTTCAAATGGCGACATGATTCTATCGGCCAAAAAGGTATTGGTAATCGGCGGTGGTGGGCGAATTGGCCGCAGCGTTGCTGCCGATATTGCCAAATACGCAGGCGCCCAGGTAACGCTGACAGGTCGTCGTCTAACACCGACTTTCACGCTGCTAGACTCTCAAACCTATTGCTCTTTGAGCTTGGATGATGAAGCAGCAATAGAAGCGGTGATCGCTCAGCATGATCTGATTGTTCACTGCGCTGGTCCTTTTCGTAGCCGCAATCATCACATACTCACTAGCTGCATTAATCAAAGCAAGCCATATCTAGATGTGGCAGATAGTCCAGACTATGTAAATCAGGCACTGACCTATGGCGAGGAGGCCCAGGCAGCTGGCGTAACTGCGATTATCAGCACCGGCGTCTTCCCTGGCATTTCTGGCAGTATGGTGCGTCAGGGTATAGAACAGCTAGACACTGCTGAGAAGGTACATCTTAGTTACCTAGTCGCTGGGTCGGGGGGCGCTGGTCTTACCGTCATGCGAACGACGTTCATAGAACTGCAGACGCCGTTTATGTCGAAGGTGAATGGACGTTGGCAAGCGATCGCACCCTATAGCCAAAGAGAAGTCCTAACCTTTCCGCGCTATGGCAAAGGCGGCGTGTACTGGTTCAATACCGTCGAGGCGCTGACCATAGCTGATACCTTTCCAGAACTCAAAACCATTGTGACTAAGTTTGGCTCTGTGCCGGATTACTATAACCGGCTGACTTGGCTGATGGCTAGATTGCCTAGTGGCATCTTAAAGAACAAGACTGTAATCGAAGCGCTTTCTAAAATCAGCTATCAGATGACGCAGGTCACCGATTCACGAACGGGTGTCGGTATTGCTATGCGAGTTGAGATCGAGGGGAAGAAAGACGGAGAACCTCTTACTTATCTATCGACACTAGACCACGAGGATACCGCTTATTGTGCGGGATGTGGAACAGGCGCGATCGCTCAGCTAATTCTTTCAGGAAGA
It includes:
- a CDS encoding bluetail domain-containing putative surface protein, which gives rise to MNSSLFLLKSLYDGNADGIYDRITTYTYDMVGNRIRTSTDTNADGMPNSITNSNYDADGNLIDRIEDTDLDNFADRKTTFTYDDDGNLLSESYDTDADGSPNYGYLYTYDEKGNRTSQSYDGNGDGETDRQTTYVYNDDNNLIRKLDDTDANGAPNSITNYTYDAGGNQTGVFFDPTAAGKPTFISTSTYNGKGQLVRVVDDFDADDVAERITTFTYSRAGNRTSKREDTNADGTAERITTFAYDRAGNQIRETLDSNADGRPNRIYAYTYDVLGNQTSASIDSDADGVFNFTYTYEFGTLNAGSGVNLIEGTSDRDQIVGTDGANTIIGGDGNDWLSGGAGNDTIEGGDGKDFLIGGLGADMLKGGSGIDTADYRTSATGINVDLDSGVGTGGEAEGDTLTSIERLFGSNLNDVISGTDEDEELRGNGGDDILAGLAGNDVLRGGWGSDSLDGGAGNDLLRGGAGADMILGGGGRDTFYLRHLKDSRLSGYDHITDLEAGIDQIAIGFFPAIAAGDIAQVGSVATLDEASISALLDESAFGAETAVAFTLGSGNSVRTFLAFNDGTAGFQEKADSIVEITGFIGSLAELAIV
- a CDS encoding saccharopine dehydrogenase family protein, whose product is MTIAGSNGDMILSAKKVLVIGGGGRIGRSVAADIAKYAGAQVTLTGRRLTPTFTLLDSQTYCSLSLDDEAAIEAVIAQHDLIVHCAGPFRSRNHHILTSCINQSKPYLDVADSPDYVNQALTYGEEAQAAGVTAIISTGVFPGISGSMVRQGIEQLDTAEKVHLSYLVAGSGGAGLTVMRTTFIELQTPFMSKVNGRWQAIAPYSQREVLTFPRYGKGGVYWFNTVEALTIADTFPELKTIVTKFGSVPDYYNRLTWLMARLPSGILKNKTVIEALSKISYQMTQVTDSRTGVGIAMRVEIEGKKDGEPLTYLSTLDHEDTAYCAGCGTGAIAQLILSGRLNKPGVWSVEQALSTPLFEETLAQRKIAIKQDF
- a CDS encoding peroxiredoxin, whose translation is MALSEGTKAPSFTSTDDAGNSVSLSDFSGKTVVMYFYPKDDTPGCTKQAQSFRDSYSEYEDKDIVVLGISMDDETSHKAFKEKFDLPFPLIVDSDGKIAKAFDVEGGGYAKRVTFIIDGEGTITKVYDSINTETHANDVLAGLAT